From Brochothrix thermosphacta DSM 20171 = FSL F6-1036, a single genomic window includes:
- the rpoZ gene encoding DNA-directed RNA polymerase subunit omega, producing MIKPSIDSLLEKIDSKYSLVAVASKRAREMLEKPNSMTLENYSSAKNVGKALEEIDAETLKMIPAKGYED from the coding sequence ATGATTAAACCATCAATCGATTCATTATTAGAAAAAATAGATTCAAAATATTCACTTGTAGCTGTCGCTTCAAAGCGTGCTCGTGAAATGCTAGAAAAACCAAATAGCATGACTTTGGAAAATTATTCATCTGCTAAAAATGTTGGTAAAGCATTAGAAGAAATCGATGCTGAAACGTTGAAAATGATTCCTGCAAAAGGATACGAAGATTAA
- the gmk gene encoding guanylate kinase, translating to MSEKGLLFVLSGPSGVGKGTVRRAVFEDENTNFSYSISMTTRTKRPGEEEGVDYYFRTKEEFELLIEKDELLEYAQFVDNYYGTPLEYVEKTLSEGQDVFLEIEVQGAMQVREKMPEAVFIFLTPPNLSELKNRIVGRGTETSDVVDKRMETAHHEIEMMKHYDYAVVNDEVELAVEKIKDIVRIEHMRTKWMYPKYRSMLDEIVE from the coding sequence ATGTCTGAAAAAGGTTTGTTGTTTGTATTATCAGGACCATCTGGCGTTGGTAAAGGTACGGTACGCCGTGCTGTCTTTGAAGATGAGAACACTAATTTCTCATATTCAATCTCGATGACAACCCGCACAAAACGCCCCGGTGAAGAAGAAGGCGTTGATTACTATTTCCGCACGAAAGAGGAATTCGAGTTATTGATTGAAAAAGATGAATTGCTAGAGTATGCGCAATTTGTGGATAACTATTATGGAACGCCACTGGAATATGTTGAAAAAACATTGTCAGAAGGGCAAGACGTCTTTCTAGAAATCGAAGTTCAAGGTGCGATGCAAGTACGCGAGAAAATGCCGGAAGCTGTCTTTATCTTCCTAACTCCGCCAAACTTGTCAGAGTTGAAAAATCGTATTGTTGGACGCGGAACAGAAACAAGTGATGTTGTTGATAAGCGTATGGAAACAGCACATCATGAGATTGAAATGATGAAGCATTATGATTACGCAGTGGTTAACGATGAAGTCGAACTTGCTGTTGAAAAAATCAAAGATATTGTTAGAATTGAACATATGCGTACAAAGTGGATGTATCCTAAGTATCGCTCAATGTTAGATGAAATTGTTGAATAA
- a CDS encoding Rqc2 family fibronectin-binding protein — MAFDSLFLSAMTQELTEKLVGGRIMRIQQPYSQELIFVVRNQRKNHKLLISAHPTYARIQISDLETTNPAVPPNFCMILRKYIESAVIESIEQVPNERILKFNLRGKNEIGDERLCDLYVEIMGRYSNILLVDKEKGTIIDCIKHVSMAYNSYRTLLPNATYLLPPAQTEKIAPKDLTVSDIEAMLADELPLAKRLVQVVAGFSPLFAREVVAAATDKNDPNAILIALKESMKQPIVPTWTITNNKEDFYHFELATSDTVVKKFDSLSELLDNFYADKARRDRVHQIGKDIEHMLQLEINKAELKITKLNQTLEETTKADDIRLQGELLTTYMHEIKKGMSKIRVVNYYDDEGKEVTITLDPLKTPSQNAQAYFNKYQKLKTAVIIVAEQIAKTEAELLYLNSVAEQVHTASPADIDEIRDELIEQGYLRAKKTKNNRVKKAKKPNLHRYVSSDGTEMFVGRNNIQNDYLTHRFAHKMDTWLHVKDLPGSHVIVKSLEPSQETLEEAANIAGYYSKASLSSQVPVDYTLVKHVHKPNGAKPGYVIYDHQTTLFVTPDKELVESLEAK; from the coding sequence TTGGCTTTTGACAGTCTCTTTCTATCCGCTATGACACAAGAACTTACTGAAAAACTTGTCGGCGGTAGAATTATGCGTATCCAACAACCGTATTCACAGGAATTGATTTTTGTCGTAAGAAATCAACGTAAAAACCATAAATTACTTATATCTGCTCATCCAACTTATGCACGTATTCAAATCAGTGATTTGGAAACAACAAATCCTGCAGTCCCACCAAACTTCTGCATGATTTTGCGTAAATATATTGAAAGTGCAGTGATTGAATCGATTGAACAAGTGCCCAATGAACGTATTTTAAAATTTAATCTTCGTGGTAAAAATGAGATTGGCGACGAGCGTCTCTGTGATCTTTATGTTGAGATCATGGGCCGTTACTCTAATATCTTGCTAGTAGATAAAGAAAAAGGCACAATTATTGATTGTATTAAACATGTTTCGATGGCCTATAACTCTTATCGAACACTTCTACCTAATGCAACGTATCTATTACCACCTGCTCAAACAGAAAAAATTGCACCAAAAGACTTAACCGTTTCAGATATTGAAGCAATGTTAGCAGATGAATTACCCTTGGCTAAACGTTTGGTACAAGTTGTAGCTGGCTTCTCGCCATTATTTGCTCGCGAAGTTGTAGCAGCTGCTACTGATAAAAATGATCCTAATGCTATTTTAATAGCACTTAAAGAATCTATGAAACAGCCTATCGTGCCTACTTGGACTATTACAAACAATAAAGAGGATTTTTACCACTTTGAGTTAGCGACTAGCGACACTGTGGTTAAAAAATTCGACTCACTCAGTGAGCTGTTAGATAATTTTTATGCTGATAAAGCACGTCGAGACAGAGTTCATCAAATTGGAAAAGATATTGAACATATGTTACAGCTCGAAATTAATAAAGCTGAACTTAAAATCACCAAGTTAAACCAAACGCTTGAAGAAACAACGAAAGCGGATGATATTCGTTTACAAGGTGAGTTATTGACGACTTATATGCATGAAATTAAAAAAGGGATGTCAAAAATAAGAGTTGTTAACTATTATGATGATGAAGGTAAAGAGGTCACTATTACACTTGACCCTCTTAAAACACCCTCTCAAAATGCACAGGCTTATTTCAATAAATACCAAAAACTTAAAACAGCAGTGATTATTGTTGCTGAACAAATAGCTAAAACTGAGGCAGAACTGCTTTATCTCAACAGCGTTGCTGAACAAGTTCATACAGCTTCACCTGCAGATATTGATGAAATTCGTGACGAGTTGATTGAACAAGGATACTTACGCGCTAAAAAAACAAAAAATAACCGAGTGAAAAAAGCTAAAAAGCCAAATCTGCACCGTTATGTTTCATCGGATGGTACTGAAATGTTCGTGGGAAGAAATAATATCCAAAATGATTATTTGACACATCGTTTTGCTCATAAGATGGATACTTGGCTACACGTTAAAGACTTACCAGGGTCACATGTTATTGTGAAAAGCTTAGAGCCAAGTCAAGAAACGCTTGAAGAAGCTGCTAATATTGCCGGCTACTACTCTAAAGCATCACTGTCATCGCAAGTCCCAGTTGACTACACGTTAGTCAAACATGTACACAAACCAAATGGCGCTAAGCCTGGTTATGTTATTTATGATCATCAAACAACCCTCTTTGTAACACCAGATAAAGAGTTAGTTGAGTCATTAGAAGCTAAATAA